One window from the genome of Echinicola vietnamensis DSM 17526 encodes:
- a CDS encoding fasciclin domain-containing protein, which translates to MKNLKYLLGLMFLLCMGCEETWDEHYGLEGADESTEVVSELNLLDYLKSNPDYAKFVEALEVNGIAEELTRDQYLSVWAVNNEAMDALAQMDLEAEFVLRYHINNLTYDMSKLRDGLRLRSLNGKYIPVTRKVENSIMVADATITNGNQFCQNGVVHEISELMMPDESIYDYVFKLSDDYSMIRDSVFAANDTVFDAQNSVPVGVDKSGNTIYDSAFVIENPIFEEVDFRSEFSQVTMFLPSNQVVDNCFQNLQGLYDQFGKPFTREDSLTAWNWIMDAVFYDEIVEDYGAEEDLISAFGARWKTSVQGVNTQYKRMSNGRVYDVNFLKIPNNVHISAIKQLFYYYEFVPDAQRDELFTFHNATEIRAQGTDNYSFPSLNVSGTYTILRLFGDNIPGQPLAVDYTPVKLDKNEDGTTTASVVEVPPGEYNLYMGVQSKNHPFLNVYIDDQLVASELNVEPSSPWNYDRSTNTVSGTKWDGLGGLVGVVNIEGDEVRTFKIRVEVALLGKSSREEMKLYHWALVPTQNNY; encoded by the coding sequence ATGAAAAATTTAAAATATCTATTAGGCCTGATGTTCCTGCTCTGTATGGGGTGTGAAGAAACGTGGGATGAGCATTATGGCTTGGAAGGAGCAGATGAAAGTACGGAAGTGGTTTCAGAACTTAACCTGTTGGATTACCTGAAATCGAATCCTGACTATGCCAAGTTTGTGGAGGCATTGGAAGTGAATGGAATTGCAGAGGAATTGACCAGAGATCAGTATTTATCGGTTTGGGCAGTCAATAATGAAGCAATGGATGCCCTCGCCCAAATGGACTTGGAGGCCGAATTTGTACTTCGATACCATATCAATAACCTGACCTATGATATGAGCAAATTACGGGATGGGCTAAGGTTAAGGTCCCTAAATGGGAAATACATTCCGGTGACCCGTAAGGTGGAAAATAGCATCATGGTGGCCGATGCGACCATTACGAATGGCAATCAATTTTGTCAAAATGGAGTGGTGCATGAAATTAGTGAACTGATGATGCCGGATGAGAGCATTTACGATTACGTGTTTAAGCTGTCAGACGATTACTCTATGATCAGGGATTCCGTTTTTGCAGCCAATGATACGGTTTTTGATGCCCAAAACAGTGTTCCGGTTGGGGTTGATAAATCAGGAAATACGATCTACGATTCAGCCTTTGTGATTGAAAACCCAATTTTCGAGGAAGTTGACTTTCGGTCAGAATTTTCCCAGGTAACCATGTTTCTGCCCAGTAATCAGGTGGTGGACAATTGCTTTCAGAACCTTCAGGGGCTATATGACCAATTTGGCAAGCCTTTTACAAGAGAGGATTCCTTGACGGCATGGAATTGGATTATGGATGCGGTTTTCTATGATGAGATCGTTGAGGATTATGGGGCGGAAGAAGATTTGATTTCAGCATTTGGCGCCCGGTGGAAAACGTCCGTACAGGGGGTCAATACACAATACAAACGGATGAGCAATGGTCGTGTCTATGACGTGAACTTTCTGAAAATTCCGAACAATGTACACATATCGGCAATTAAGCAATTGTTTTACTATTATGAATTTGTGCCGGACGCGCAGCGTGACGAGCTTTTTACCTTTCATAATGCCACCGAGATCAGGGCGCAGGGAACAGACAATTATAGTTTCCCCAGCTTGAATGTGTCAGGTACTTACACCATCCTCCGGTTGTTTGGTGATAATATTCCCGGACAACCACTGGCGGTGGATTATACCCCGGTAAAACTGGACAAAAATGAAGACGGTACGACCACCGCTTCGGTGGTGGAAGTTCCCCCGGGAGAGTATAACCTATACATGGGAGTTCAGTCTAAGAACCATCCCTTCTTAAATGTCTACATCGATGACCAACTGGTGGCTTCTGAACTTAACGTGGAACCTTCTTCACCATGGAATTATGACAGAAGTACCAATACCGTTTCAGGAACCAAATGGGACGGTCTCGGAGGCTTGGTCGGAGTAGTAAACATCGAAGGAGATGAAGTGCGCACCTTTAAGATCAGGGTAGAAGTGGCTTTGCTGGGGAAATCCTCCAGAGAAGAAATGAAACTCTATCACTGGGCATTGGTACCCACCCAAAATAACTATTGA
- a CDS encoding SusC/RagA family TonB-linked outer membrane protein: MIKQHKVALLIAVMMVLAFGAHAQQVLKGKVSSPFGADPISDAYISIANEENTAQTDEQGEFSITLNQLEGDLTVWAPGFQEQVIPLLGRDYLEIVLIPQRNDYYEVPVKSDAQGSMKGQLLPAERFKPSAMYVEDVLQGAFPGLNVINKSGMPGEGATVNLRGIRSLTGKNAPLIIINGMPYLPDLNNSAIIQGYSPSMFNVLSVDDIDNIKLVTGSAASRYGSMGSNGVLLIETSSPKDMETVIEFSGQYGMAYNNKRLPVLGVDDFKSYIGDVGLTRYEDMGDMLDLFPFLRDDPDYYYNFLYNNQTDWQELVNKSAFVTSNHLRVKGGDAIAKYDLSVGASNQGGTYDNTNFTRYTTRLNAQIELSERFQLVTSMGLTYGNSKLHEQILNDATNPLMAALYKAPILSPFKKDEYNNQLPAYDAVRQFGVSNPLAVVNDTKMESDNFDAFLNTGLNFEVNDHTKMQAVFGYYSGYKRQSAFIPGRSDQTITPQEEGVALNTARAGTGKVSNLFYKVSADIVEELAGNPLEAGIGYQGIMTRHEFDGGFGRNTSSDFYKTLSYVDAEGRYFSGYYNSWNWMSLYGYAKYTMGNQWVASLNMSADGASSTGADASRFGVYPGLEMTWQAKHSPWLKHSHVVNQLDLHVGYGLTGNSQFPTGLSRQFYTSQAYRQLAGIVNGNVANTNLGRERNQNFDAGIDAGFFDRRLVASLSVYQTISSDVIFPQGISSVYGIDQQYVNGAKLENKGIEAALQLRLVDQRDVSWSIGGTINKNQNKITSMEGGAASIIREMDGGKWAVSSAVDQNPYNFYGFVSNGVISTQEEADALGLVDYKGDQFNAGDIHFEDLNQDGIIDDQDRTIIGDASPDFFGSFFTQVRYKKLSLSAQFTFSAGNQIYNGVRREMESLSDFRNQSMAVDKRWQTDGQQTDIPKANYGDPMGNSRFSDRWIEDGSFLRLNNVTLSYQLGKWSFIEGGEVYLAGENLLTFTDYLGLDPVVSYAYQPAWQGVDYGAMPLPSTVKFGFNLQF; encoded by the coding sequence ATGATAAAACAACATAAAGTAGCCTTGCTGATTGCAGTGATGATGGTGTTGGCCTTCGGGGCCCATGCCCAGCAAGTGCTGAAAGGAAAGGTAAGCAGCCCGTTTGGCGCCGACCCTATCAGTGATGCTTACATTTCGATAGCAAATGAGGAAAATACTGCCCAGACGGATGAGCAAGGCGAATTCAGCATAACTCTAAACCAGTTGGAAGGAGACCTGACCGTTTGGGCACCAGGCTTCCAAGAACAGGTGATTCCTTTGCTTGGAAGGGACTACCTTGAAATTGTACTGATTCCCCAGCGAAATGATTATTATGAAGTCCCTGTCAAAAGTGATGCTCAGGGAAGCATGAAAGGTCAATTATTGCCGGCAGAGCGCTTTAAACCCAGTGCAATGTATGTGGAAGACGTACTTCAAGGGGCTTTTCCCGGGCTAAATGTTATCAATAAAAGTGGTATGCCGGGTGAGGGTGCCACGGTGAATTTACGGGGCATTCGGTCCTTGACCGGTAAAAATGCTCCGCTGATCATCATCAATGGCATGCCTTATTTACCGGATTTGAACAATTCTGCGATCATCCAAGGCTATTCTCCCAGCATGTTTAATGTCCTTAGTGTGGATGATATTGACAATATCAAATTGGTTACTGGAAGTGCCGCTTCCCGCTATGGCTCGATGGGCTCTAATGGGGTGCTGCTGATCGAGACGAGCTCTCCAAAAGATATGGAAACGGTCATCGAATTTTCCGGTCAATATGGAATGGCCTATAACAATAAGCGCTTGCCGGTGTTAGGGGTAGATGATTTCAAGAGCTATATTGGAGATGTGGGCCTTACCCGATATGAAGATATGGGGGATATGCTGGACTTGTTTCCGTTTTTACGTGACGATCCAGATTATTACTACAATTTCCTCTACAACAATCAAACCGACTGGCAGGAGCTGGTCAATAAATCCGCTTTTGTGACTTCCAATCACTTGCGTGTAAAAGGAGGGGATGCGATTGCGAAATATGACCTGTCCGTAGGGGCCAGCAATCAAGGAGGAACCTATGACAATACCAATTTTACCCGCTATACCACGCGCCTCAATGCTCAAATTGAGCTGAGTGAGCGGTTTCAATTGGTGACTTCCATGGGCTTGACCTATGGGAATAGCAAATTGCACGAGCAAATCCTGAATGATGCTACCAATCCGTTGATGGCTGCCCTTTACAAGGCGCCCATCCTTAGCCCTTTTAAGAAAGATGAGTACAACAATCAGCTTCCCGCCTATGATGCGGTTAGGCAGTTTGGGGTGTCCAATCCACTGGCAGTGGTGAACGACACTAAAATGGAATCGGACAATTTTGACGCGTTTTTAAATACTGGATTAAATTTCGAAGTAAACGACCATACCAAAATGCAGGCGGTATTTGGCTACTATTCTGGCTATAAGCGGCAGTCGGCATTTATCCCGGGCCGTTCGGATCAGACCATTACGCCGCAGGAAGAAGGTGTAGCGCTAAACACTGCCAGAGCGGGAACCGGCAAGGTCTCCAATTTATTCTACAAGGTCAGTGCGGACATCGTAGAGGAGCTGGCAGGAAACCCTTTGGAAGCCGGCATTGGCTATCAGGGGATAATGACCAGGCATGAGTTTGATGGTGGTTTTGGGAGGAATACCAGTTCTGACTTTTACAAAACACTTTCCTATGTCGATGCAGAGGGAAGGTACTTTTCCGGATACTACAATTCGTGGAATTGGATGAGCCTTTACGGTTATGCCAAATACACCATGGGTAACCAGTGGGTAGCTTCTTTGAATATGTCGGCAGACGGCGCTTCTTCTACAGGTGCCGATGCCAGCAGGTTTGGGGTCTATCCAGGCTTGGAAATGACCTGGCAGGCAAAGCATAGCCCTTGGCTGAAGCATAGTCACGTGGTGAACCAATTGGATCTGCATGTGGGGTATGGCCTTACTGGTAACAGTCAGTTTCCTACTGGCCTAAGCCGGCAGTTTTATACCAGCCAGGCATACCGTCAGCTGGCGGGGATTGTAAACGGAAATGTCGCCAATACCAACCTCGGCAGGGAGCGCAATCAGAATTTCGATGCCGGGATCGATGCGGGATTCTTTGACCGCAGGTTAGTGGCCAGTTTGAGTGTTTATCAGACCATTTCTTCCGATGTGATTTTTCCACAAGGTATTTCCTCCGTGTATGGCATTGACCAACAATATGTCAACGGTGCCAAACTGGAAAACAAGGGCATCGAAGCCGCCTTGCAGTTGAGATTGGTAGACCAAAGGGATGTGAGTTGGAGCATTGGCGGTACGATCAACAAAAACCAGAACAAGATCACGTCAATGGAAGGGGGCGCTGCGTCCATCATCCGGGAGATGGATGGTGGCAAATGGGCAGTATCCTCTGCAGTGGATCAAAACCCTTACAATTTCTACGGTTTTGTTTCAAACGGTGTGATCAGCACCCAAGAAGAGGCTGATGCACTGGGATTGGTAGATTATAAAGGAGATCAGTTTAATGCCGGAGATATTCATTTTGAGGATTTGAACCAAGATGGGATCATCGATGATCAGGACAGAACGATCATTGGGGATGCCTCTCCAGACTTCTTTGGTAGTTTCTTTACCCAAGTAAGGTATAAGAAATTGTCCTTGTCCGCTCAATTTACCTTCAGTGCTGGAAACCAGATTTATAACGGTGTACGAAGGGAAATGGAATCGTTAAGTGATTTCAGGAACCAGTCCATGGCCGTAGACAAGCGTTGGCAGACGGATGGTCAGCAGACCGATATTCCCAAGGCCAATTACGGAGACCCCATGGGCAATAGCCGGTTTTCCGATCGCTGGATAGAGGACGGGTCTTTCCTCCGGTTAAACAACGTTACCCTGAGTTATCAGCTAGGGAAATGGAGCTTTATCGAGGGAGGAGAAGTGTACTTGGCGGGAGAAAACCTCCTGACATTTACGGACTATTTGGGCCTTGATCCAGTAGTTTCCTATGCCTATCAACCCGCTTGGCAGGGAGTAGACTATGGAGCGATGCCACTGCCATCTACCGTTAAATTTGGTTTTAACCTACAATTTTAA
- a CDS encoding RagB/SusD family nutrient uptake outer membrane protein: MKLAMKYNAFYKYTLLLSLLVFGSCESYFETDTNDMLLEENYIGNTNELYSGYMGIAAKVQTVADKAIFLAELRGDFLEPTDNAPQELWEVYNHQISPGNELADPSGYYDVISNANNYIKKAFEFKEANPNAVEDAVFEPLVSGAIRFKVWAYLMLGKLYGEAVYLDEPLTKETDLSQYPTMSFEELIGQLISLMEGGVKGINGKQVLVWSDLLFPGVSTSAQDLTWNMICPSPEPLLIELYLWNGNYEQVVSLGMSFIYDGGSGRYKLGNDDYNGEWIQFFYRDPITKTRELINIVPFDYQRHQTNRLIEYFSNTEPNKYYLRPTDAAMERFQRQVRQDGITVGDNYRGENYTYWRQNGDWVVRKFSRAHESADNIYKNDVHIVLYRAGDVHLFIAEALNQMEQFKEAEAFLNDGVQNYLSKNEDNLEYPLDNETYNSAINVNWGVRRRIDLGPVYPEGLNKDELDTPEKIAQYKKGLDSLLLEETCMESAGEARSYFAMIRMAKRWNDPSMLADRVSAKYPAGKRESIRNLLMQPDNWFIDYDLNP; encoded by the coding sequence ATGAAATTAGCTATGAAGTATAACGCTTTTTATAAATACACGTTACTCCTGAGCTTATTGGTTTTTGGTAGTTGCGAAAGCTACTTTGAGACCGATACAAATGACATGCTCTTGGAAGAAAATTACATTGGCAACACCAATGAACTGTATTCGGGATATATGGGCATTGCAGCCAAAGTGCAAACGGTGGCGGATAAGGCCATTTTCCTTGCTGAATTGAGAGGGGACTTTTTGGAACCTACTGATAATGCTCCACAGGAGCTTTGGGAGGTTTATAATCATCAGATCAGTCCGGGTAATGAGTTGGCAGATCCCAGCGGATATTATGACGTCATTTCCAATGCTAACAACTACATCAAAAAGGCCTTTGAATTCAAGGAGGCCAATCCCAATGCCGTGGAAGATGCGGTGTTCGAACCATTGGTGAGTGGTGCCATTCGCTTTAAGGTATGGGCCTACTTGATGCTCGGAAAATTGTATGGTGAAGCGGTTTACCTGGATGAGCCACTGACCAAAGAGACGGATTTATCCCAATATCCCACCATGAGTTTTGAGGAGCTTATTGGGCAACTCATCAGCCTCATGGAAGGTGGTGTCAAAGGCATCAATGGGAAGCAGGTGCTGGTTTGGTCGGATCTATTGTTTCCGGGTGTGAGCACTTCCGCCCAGGACCTTACTTGGAATATGATCTGTCCTTCTCCAGAGCCGTTATTGATCGAGCTGTACCTGTGGAATGGAAATTATGAACAGGTGGTCAGCTTGGGCATGTCATTCATCTATGATGGGGGAAGCGGACGTTATAAGCTTGGCAATGACGATTACAATGGGGAATGGATCCAATTCTTTTACCGCGATCCGATTACCAAAACCCGTGAACTGATCAATATTGTACCTTTTGACTACCAACGTCATCAGACCAATCGCTTGATCGAATATTTCTCCAATACAGAGCCCAATAAATATTACCTGCGTCCAACAGACGCTGCAATGGAACGGTTCCAGCGGCAAGTTAGGCAAGACGGGATTACGGTTGGTGATAATTACCGAGGAGAAAACTACACCTATTGGAGGCAAAATGGAGACTGGGTGGTACGCAAGTTTTCCAGAGCGCACGAGTCGGCGGATAATATTTATAAGAACGATGTACACATCGTATTGTACCGTGCGGGAGACGTCCATTTGTTCATAGCTGAAGCACTCAACCAAATGGAGCAATTCAAAGAGGCCGAGGCTTTCCTAAACGATGGCGTCCAAAATTACCTTTCCAAAAATGAAGACAACCTTGAATATCCGCTGGACAATGAAACGTATAATTCGGCCATTAATGTGAATTGGGGTGTCAGGAGGCGTATTGACCTGGGACCAGTCTATCCTGAAGGATTGAATAAGGATGAGCTGGACACGCCAGAGAAGATTGCGCAGTATAAAAAAGGCCTGGACAGTTTGCTGCTGGAAGAAACCTGTATGGAAAGTGCGGGTGAGGCAAGGTCTTATTTTGCCATGATCAGGATGGCCAAGCGGTGGAATGACCCCAGTATGCTGGCGGACCGAGTAAGTGCAAAATATCCCGCCGGAAAACGGGAGAGCATCAGGAACCTGCTTATGCAGCCTGATAACTGGTTTATTGACTATGATTTAAATCCATGA
- a CDS encoding pectate lyase family protein, with amino-acid sequence MNKIVPFVLALLVTTMSYAQQLAFPGAEGFGRFATGGRGGEVYKVTNLDDSGPGSFRDAVSQPNRTVIFEVGGVIRIHSRIIVKENITIAGQTAPGEGITVYGNGLSFTEANNSITRYIRIRMGKVGDKGKDAVSIATGHDMIFDHVSISWGRDGTFDLNGDVKDVTLQHSIIGQGLQTHSTGGLIQPSGGVSILNCLWINNHTRNPKVKGINQYVNNVVYNWAVAGYIQGGGSARMSYANVIGNYFIAGPETGDTPPFNRSNENFHLYARDNWYDGNRNGKLDGKLVERDTYEPVSWMEKPYDYPSVTITPALAAYQSVLSKVGASHHRDEVDQFLIDDLKSLGKTGKTISDEMALPMKGPGRVKGGKAPIDRDGDGMPDQYEQNNGLDPEDATDRNRTDKYGYTALENYLNALVNDRSVSLNE; translated from the coding sequence ATGAACAAAATAGTACCATTTGTATTGGCCTTATTGGTCACCACCATGAGCTATGCGCAGCAATTGGCCTTTCCAGGGGCAGAAGGGTTTGGGAGATTTGCCACAGGAGGGAGAGGTGGAGAAGTGTACAAAGTAACTAATCTTGATGATTCAGGGCCTGGCTCTTTCCGTGACGCTGTCAGTCAGCCCAACCGCACGGTGATCTTTGAAGTGGGAGGAGTCATCAGGATCCATTCGAGGATCATTGTTAAAGAAAACATCACCATTGCAGGTCAAACAGCTCCGGGGGAAGGGATTACGGTTTACGGAAATGGCTTGTCTTTCACGGAGGCCAACAATAGCATCACCCGCTATATTCGCATCAGGATGGGCAAAGTGGGCGACAAGGGCAAAGACGCCGTGTCCATCGCGACCGGCCATGATATGATCTTTGATCATGTGTCCATTTCATGGGGTCGTGACGGCACTTTTGATCTGAATGGAGATGTCAAAGATGTAACCTTGCAGCATAGCATTATTGGCCAAGGGCTACAGACACATTCGACCGGTGGTCTGATCCAGCCATCAGGAGGGGTTTCTATTTTAAACTGCCTATGGATCAATAACCATACACGTAACCCCAAAGTCAAGGGCATAAACCAATATGTCAATAACGTGGTGTACAACTGGGCCGTGGCTGGCTATATCCAAGGTGGAGGCTCCGCTCGCATGTCCTATGCCAATGTTATTGGTAACTATTTTATTGCGGGACCAGAAACCGGCGATACTCCGCCATTTAACAGATCCAATGAGAATTTCCACCTATACGCCCGGGACAATTGGTATGACGGAAACCGGAATGGGAAACTTGACGGCAAACTGGTGGAAAGGGATACCTACGAGCCGGTAAGCTGGATGGAGAAACCTTATGATTATCCTTCAGTAACCATCACCCCAGCATTGGCCGCCTACCAGTCCGTACTTTCCAAGGTGGGAGCCTCTCACCATCGAGATGAGGTCGATCAATTCCTAATAGATGATTTAAAGTCACTGGGCAAGACGGGAAAGACCATCAGTGATGAGATGGCACTGCCAATGAAAGGTCCAGGAAGGGTGAAAGGAGGCAAAGCCCCCATCGATAGGGATGGAGATGGCATGCCTGACCAATACGAGCAAAATAATGGGCTCGACCCAGAAGACGCTACCGATAGAAACCGGACAGACAAGTATGGATATACGGCATTGGAAAACTATCTTAATGCTTTGGTAAATGATCGGTCTGTAAGCCTTAATGAATAA
- a CDS encoding glycoside hydrolase family 88/105 protein: MKKFSVLLFIFLFCTSLTYGQSKPISENLKWSERMALSVMARNPEAWQIDFMDRPVWSYPQGLMLHAFEELWRATEDDTYYNYIKAYADQLIEPSGEIKTYKYETYNIDMINSGKLLFNLYDQTHDDRYKVAIETLRKQLRYQPRAIEGGFWHKARYTNQMWLDGAYMGTPFLMQYAQEFNDPAAFEEGVLQLVLMEKHLRDPQTGLLYHGWDESKFQAWADSASGRSPNVWGRAMGWYAMAVVDALDFLPAEHYGRVVLKGILQRLAVAVRDYQEEESGLWYQVIDRGGEADNYLEASASSMFVYALAKGVNKGYLENSFRETAEKGFQGIIDRLIQVKPNGEVSLTQVCAVAGLGGSPYRDGTYEYYVNEKIRVNDPKGVGPFIMAALELGK, translated from the coding sequence ATGAAAAAATTTAGCGTACTGCTGTTCATATTCCTATTTTGCACAAGTTTGACTTATGGTCAAAGTAAGCCGATTTCGGAGAATTTGAAATGGTCCGAGCGAATGGCATTGTCCGTAATGGCGCGAAACCCAGAGGCTTGGCAAATAGACTTTATGGACAGACCGGTGTGGAGTTATCCACAGGGATTGATGCTTCATGCTTTTGAGGAACTATGGAGAGCAACAGAAGATGATACCTATTATAACTATATCAAAGCCTATGCAGACCAATTGATCGAGCCATCGGGAGAGATCAAGACGTATAAGTACGAAACCTATAATATTGATATGATCAATTCAGGTAAACTATTGTTTAACCTTTATGATCAAACACATGATGATCGCTATAAAGTGGCGATCGAGACCCTTCGGAAGCAGTTGCGCTACCAGCCGAGAGCCATTGAAGGGGGGTTTTGGCACAAGGCCCGATACACCAATCAAATGTGGCTTGATGGGGCTTATATGGGAACGCCTTTTTTGATGCAATATGCTCAGGAGTTTAATGATCCTGCTGCTTTTGAGGAAGGGGTATTGCAATTGGTGTTGATGGAAAAGCATTTGCGTGATCCTCAAACGGGACTTTTGTACCATGGCTGGGATGAAAGTAAATTCCAGGCTTGGGCCGATTCAGCATCTGGCCGATCGCCCAATGTTTGGGGCAGGGCAATGGGCTGGTACGCTATGGCAGTGGTAGATGCTTTGGACTTCCTTCCAGCGGAACATTACGGACGAGTGGTTCTGAAAGGTATTTTGCAGCGATTGGCCGTAGCGGTAAGGGATTATCAAGAAGAGGAAAGCGGGCTGTGGTACCAGGTTATCGATCGTGGAGGCGAAGCGGATAACTACCTGGAAGCCTCTGCTTCGAGCATGTTTGTATATGCCCTGGCCAAAGGCGTCAACAAGGGCTATTTGGAAAACTCATTCCGCGAGACAGCAGAGAAGGGGTTTCAGGGAATCATCGATCGATTGATCCAGGTCAAGCCCAATGGAGAAGTCAGCTTGACCCAAGTTTGTGCGGTAGCGGGACTGGGCGGAAGTCCTTACCGTGACGGCACCTATGAATATTACGTCAACGAAAAAATTCGCGTCAATGACCCCAAAGGCGTGGGACCTTTTATCATGGCCGCCTTGGAATTAGGGAAGTGA
- a CDS encoding glycoside hydrolase family 28 protein — protein sequence MIISRRFYLFGLLVAMMAYACNQKSEEKKEQPMEESGPWAQLDSIRGLITVPEFPDQEFSIEEYGAEAGGEVLSTDAIAAAIKACNEAGGGRVVVPKGVYLTGAVHLLSNVNLHLEEGATLRFSRNPKDYLPLVRSRWEGMELMNYSPFIYAYQQENIAITGNGTLDGHADMEHWWPWCGAKHFGWKEGMGRQNPSRKLLHEMVHDRVPLEERIFGEGHFMRPQFVQPFECKNVLIQDVKLINAPMWNLHPVLCENVTVERVKIETLGPNNDGCDPEACKNVLIKDCYFDTGDDCIAIKSGRNEDGRIPGIPSENIIIEGCEMKEGHGGVVIGSEISGGARNVFAQNLVMDSPNLDRVLRIKTSSKRGGTVENIYMRDVVVGTYREAAVRFNMFYEEEGDHIPTIRNVIVENLQVKNGGKYAVMANAYESSPVTNFQMINCRIDSVDEVFNVNHMKDVTFENVMINGKEVKGLQK from the coding sequence ATGATCATTAGTCGTAGATTTTATCTTTTTGGTTTATTGGTGGCCATGATGGCATACGCTTGTAACCAAAAGTCTGAAGAGAAAAAGGAACAACCTATGGAGGAATCAGGGCCATGGGCACAATTAGATTCTATCCGGGGATTGATTACCGTTCCAGAGTTTCCAGATCAGGAGTTCAGCATCGAGGAATACGGTGCCGAAGCAGGCGGGGAAGTATTGAGCACCGATGCTATTGCAGCGGCTATCAAGGCGTGTAATGAAGCTGGCGGCGGCCGTGTGGTGGTTCCCAAGGGAGTATATCTGACCGGTGCAGTGCATTTGCTCAGCAATGTCAACTTGCATTTGGAAGAAGGGGCGACCTTACGGTTTAGTCGAAACCCCAAAGACTACCTGCCATTGGTCAGAAGCAGATGGGAGGGAATGGAGCTGATGAATTATTCTCCATTTATCTATGCCTATCAGCAAGAGAATATTGCGATTACGGGCAACGGTACCTTGGATGGTCATGCAGACATGGAGCATTGGTGGCCATGGTGTGGTGCCAAGCACTTTGGTTGGAAAGAGGGAATGGGAAGGCAGAATCCCTCGCGAAAGCTGCTGCATGAAATGGTGCACGACAGGGTGCCATTGGAAGAGCGGATTTTCGGTGAAGGACACTTTATGCGCCCCCAATTTGTGCAGCCATTTGAGTGTAAAAATGTGTTGATCCAAGATGTGAAACTGATCAATGCTCCTATGTGGAACCTTCATCCAGTATTGTGTGAGAATGTGACAGTGGAAAGGGTGAAAATAGAAACCCTCGGCCCAAACAATGATGGATGTGATCCAGAAGCGTGCAAGAATGTATTGATCAAAGATTGCTATTTTGATACGGGGGATGATTGTATCGCGATCAAGTCAGGCAGGAACGAGGACGGCAGGATTCCGGGTATTCCTTCCGAAAACATCATCATAGAAGGATGTGAAATGAAAGAGGGCCATGGAGGAGTAGTCATCGGGAGTGAGATATCCGGTGGTGCGCGAAATGTATTTGCGCAGAACCTGGTCATGGACAGTCCGAATTTGGACCGTGTCCTCCGAATTAAGACCAGCTCTAAGAGAGGCGGTACGGTAGAAAACATATACATGCGTGATGTGGTCGTAGGCACCTACCGGGAGGCAGCTGTACGTTTTAACATGTTTTATGAGGAAGAAGGTGACCATATTCCGACCATCCGAAATGTCATCGTAGAAAACCTTCAGGTGAAAAACGGAGGAAAATATGCGGTCATGGCCAATGCATATGAAAGTTCGCCCGTCACCAATTTCCAAATGATCAATTGCCGCATTGACAGTGTGGATGAGGTTTTCAATGTGAATCACATGAAAGACGTGACATTTGAAAATGTCATGATAAATGGGAAGGAAGTAAAGGGATTGCAGAAATAG